In the Prochlorococcus sp. MIT 1307 genome, one interval contains:
- a CDS encoding GumC family protein, translating to MNSNQKFSLNDGVVDPILEDEIDLKKLFDSLYRNKRLIAIFSLFGVLLSGLIAFRTKKVWQGEFQIVLESGKGKAALSINPKIANWAGLSPNNDALETEVGILKSPSVLMNIFQFVKAQKSLKNEPIEELRFREWENKNLDIQLEQGTSILNLAYRDTDKDLVLPVLNRISTTYQDYSGRKRMRSIELGEEYFKEQIAIFKSRSIESAKVAQQFAIDQDLTVLQGEAEIDKEISNFINIEGIRVKAANQIRFIDQQLEQIQDLKGPSDQIMYAASTIPAITELSDRLKAIDSRLAKLRVIYKEKDTSIQNLLKERIFLIDLLKRQVKGFLLAKKADAQARLKAAERPEGVLIKYRQLISVEAKDKSTLNTLENQYRALLLEKARSEDPWELITKPTLLPNPVAPSNKRILAFGFLGGIFAGSGVALINDRRKDIIYSMTQMESLVRWPLLSVLPVGKKQFWVESLELVVASCPFSNAEGSIALISVGEIADSVLTQLDESLRQSSLVRQYKITKDLREATKCSNLVVVTALGITRNQELIETRKKLLLQKTPVLGLLVLSDIILNT from the coding sequence ATGAATTCTAATCAAAAGTTTTCTTTAAATGATGGAGTAGTTGATCCAATCTTAGAAGATGAAATTGACCTTAAAAAACTCTTTGATTCTTTATATAGAAATAAAAGATTAATAGCAATATTTAGTTTATTTGGTGTTTTGCTTAGTGGTCTAATTGCATTTAGAACAAAAAAAGTTTGGCAGGGAGAATTTCAAATTGTACTTGAAAGTGGAAAAGGAAAAGCAGCCCTATCAATTAATCCAAAGATTGCAAATTGGGCAGGCTTAAGCCCTAATAATGATGCATTGGAAACTGAAGTTGGAATCCTCAAAAGCCCTTCGGTATTAATGAATATCTTTCAATTTGTAAAAGCTCAAAAATCGTTGAAAAATGAACCAATTGAAGAATTAAGGTTTAGGGAATGGGAAAATAAAAATTTAGATATTCAACTTGAACAAGGAACTTCAATATTGAACCTTGCTTATAGAGATACTGATAAGGACCTTGTCCTGCCAGTTTTAAATAGAATCTCTACTACTTATCAAGATTATTCAGGCAGGAAGAGGATGAGAAGCATTGAGTTGGGTGAAGAATATTTCAAAGAGCAAATTGCAATATTTAAGAGTAGGAGCATTGAATCAGCAAAAGTAGCACAACAATTTGCAATCGATCAAGATTTAACTGTCCTCCAAGGTGAAGCAGAAATTGATAAAGAAATATCAAACTTTATAAATATCGAAGGTATTAGAGTAAAAGCAGCAAATCAAATTAGATTTATCGATCAACAGCTTGAACAGATTCAGGACTTGAAAGGCCCATCTGATCAAATAATGTATGCAGCTTCAACAATACCTGCCATTACAGAACTTTCAGATCGGTTAAAGGCAATTGATTCTCGTTTGGCAAAGTTACGAGTAATTTATAAAGAAAAGGATACAAGTATTCAAAACTTACTGAAAGAAAGAATCTTTCTTATTGACTTGCTCAAGAGACAAGTTAAAGGGTTCCTGCTTGCGAAAAAGGCAGATGCCCAAGCACGCTTGAAGGCCGCAGAACGACCAGAAGGAGTATTGATTAAATATAGGCAGCTTATAAGTGTTGAGGCTAAAGATAAATCGACTCTTAATACCCTAGAGAATCAATATAGGGCTCTTTTGCTTGAGAAGGCTCGCAGTGAAGATCCTTGGGAACTAATAACAAAACCAACATTGCTTCCTAATCCAGTCGCGCCAAGTAATAAAAGAATATTAGCGTTTGGTTTCTTAGGTGGGATTTTTGCAGGGAGTGGTGTGGCACTGATCAATGACAGAAGAAAAGATATTATTTATTCAATGACTCAAATGGAGTCATTAGTCAGATGGCCTTTGCTTTCTGTGCTGCCGGTTGGTAAAAAGCAATTTTGGGTAGAGTCCTTGGAATTAGTAGTGGCCTCTTGTCCATTCTCAAATGCTGAGGGAAGCATTGCTTTGATTTCAGTTGGGGAGATTGCTGATTCAGTACTTACACAACTTGATGAATCCTTAAGGCAATCTTCACTGGTTCGTCAATATAAAATTACTAAGGACTTGAGAGAAGCGACGAAGTGTTCCAATTTGGTTGTCGTTACTGCATTGGGAATTACCAGGAATCAAGAACTTATTGAGACTAGAAAAAAGCTTTTATTGCAAAAAACGCCAGTTTTAGGACTGCTAGTTCTAAGTGATATTATTTTGAATACATAA